The DNA region TCTTTTTTTCCACAACAGCTACTTCTTTTATATATTTATTAATAGACGCTATTTCACTGTCAGCTACATTTAAGTCTACACCACCTATAGCATCTACAATTTTATAAAAACTGACAAAATCTACTTTTACAAAATCCTTCATATTCATTTGTAAATTATCATTCACTACCTTTAGTGATAATTCTGGTCCACCATAAGCATAGGCATGGGTAAGTTTATCCTGAGCTTTGCTTCCTACGTTATTCATGAGCATATCACGCATTAAGGAAGTTAATTTTATCTTCTTGTGAACCTTATCCAGTGTAAGTATTATATTAGAATCTGCACGGCCAGTGTCATTAGTTTCATTTAATTTATCCACACCCAGCAGTAATATGTTAATATAATTTTCCTCCACATTGTTGATATCATTGGTATTAAATTTTTCTGTATTTATACCAAGACTGGAGGGGCTTTGTGATATTTTCGTGGTCTTAAGTTTTGAAAGTTTACTGTTAATAGTTAAATAGCCGCTGACAGCAATAGTAATTATTACAGCAAGTACTACTAATATAGAAATAAAAATTCTCCTTTTTCTCATAGTTTTTCTCCAGTCAGGCACGCGGTAAAGAAATAATATAGTATATTTTCAATCATACTGTCTCTGTAGGAGCATTTCACAGCACCAATAAGACTTGATTCTATGAAAATAAATGGTACATCCTTCATTTGTTATTTCTTTTTAGATACCTAAAATATACTTTGTTACTACATATGCTAATCTAAAAATTTCTATAGGCTGAGAACTCCTTTTACATAATAGTTTTCCTTCTATTTGTCAATATATATGTAGTAAATTATGTAAAGGTAATTTCCTTATGCTAATACATACATTTACAATAAAAATAATTACAGGAATTACTTCATAAATCTAAGATTAATACTTAACTGTATCTGGAATAAAGATATATACTTATGGGAAAAATATTATAAAAATCATGAAATAATATTAATGAGATGAATTGTAATATTCTTTAGAATTTTAGGCAGTTTCTAATGAATCTGTGGCTATATCATATAAAGGAGCGATAATATGAAAGTGGAAGGATTTTTTAGTGGAATA from Clostridium pasteurianum BC1 includes:
- a CDS encoding LCP family protein; the protein is MRKRRIFISILVVLAVIITIAVSGYLTINSKLSKLKTTKISQSPSSLGINTEKFNTNDINNVEENYINILLLGVDKLNETNDTGRADSNIILTLDKVHKKIKLTSLMRDMLMNNVGSKAQDKLTHAYAYGGPELSLKVVNDNLQMNMKDFVKVDFVSFYKIVDAIGGVDLNVADSEIASINKYIKEVAVVEKKTPFYLTKGGMQKLNGMQALAYCRIRSVGNGDFERTQRQRAVLIEIFNKISSMNLSQISNMLDTVLPYVETSLSKKAILSYTSYALINNIKTVEQLRLPEDKTGYSTNRIIHGVFYLDWNREGNIADLHQFIFEGDLK